AGACAAGTCTTAATGATTGAATAGACTGTACTTACTTATGCTGAGCAGTGATTATAAGAAGAGTTTAGATTCCCACCCTTTGGCTTGGGAACTGGCACAGGACAGAGGTGATGTTGCTGGCATATTGGGCCATGACTTTACGGATGTCTTTCTCAACACCAGGTGGGATACGGCCCGCTACACTAGTCATGATTTCCTGCAGCTCCAGCAGTGGCAGAGAGGGATCCCTCAGAGTCTTCATGAGTGTTGCTACCCACTGTTTGAGCTACAAAGAGGAAATTCCACACAAGGAGTCAGTACGACCGAGGATGATGACCCTGTCATGATaatcaaaaatgtataaacaaaATTATGTGGCTGGTCAATTTGCTACTATGTACCTTTGTGCTAAAGTATGGTTCTTCAAGGCAGTACCCATCCATTACTTTAACTAGGTTTTCAAGGACACTGTGGAACACCTGATGGAGCTTCTCCCCAACAATGGGCAATGGTTGCTGTGGTGGCAAAGTGGCTGTATTGAGCTCCACCTACAGTATGATGCAACAACAGGGTCAGGACATTATTTTTGCAGCATCTTCTGTAGTAGAGCaccaaaacacaacactgaATGTCTGCAATATCAGATCTAAAACATGTAAGTTCAGATAACTTGCCCGATGTATGCTGCTAGGGTCATCCAGCTCCATATGTGCCACCACACAACCGGACTGAAGAACTGCACCAGGCCTCTTGACAAAATGTACATGCCCGGACTGCTGCACAGTCAGAGTCATCACCATCTTCATCACCTGAGCCCACAACATAAAAAGCAGATCACATAAAATACCGTAATgtacacattaaaaatgaatctCATCAAATGCACCTCAATTTCTGCGTAGGTCTCTCCAGCGCAAATATGAGCGCCATCGTCAACAATATACTGCAGGAGTTTACCAGCAGAGGGAGATCTTAGCACTGTGGGATCCTTTTCTTTCTCAAACACACAAGTCTTGTTGCCAACTGTGATGCGGTAACTGCAGAAAAAAAGTAgcactataaaatgtgtttgtttcttttgagtAAAATAGTCTTACCTATCCACCTCTTCCTTCATGTATGTGGTGTGACTGCTTCCATCGTAGGAAAGCAGAAGGCCACCATCACTCAGCCTGTGGACATCGATTTCAATGTCGGAGCCATTCATTATAATAACATATGTTGTTGGGGACTGTCGAGCAACCTGAATGCAATCGTACAGGTTACTGAATGATTCGGTAAACTCAACTTAAAATGGGAATAAACAATACCTTCAAGCAGAATTTGACTCCTTCATAGATGAGATCCACATTGACACAATTAAGGAGGCTGGCTGCAGGCAGAACTTGGCCTCTGTGGACATGGAAGAGTTTGGATGCACAATAGTTATACTAAGAGTGAATGGATGTGAAAACTGTGGAAAATGATTTTGCTCTGACCTTTCCAGAGAATGCAGAAAATCAGACATGCTCTTTCTGAAGCTTGCATCAGCAACATGCAAAGCCCCACAGACAATCCCCAACATGGTGTCTGGTCTCTCAGCCTGCATGTAGGTCACGTAGCCTCTCGGTACTAAATATTTCCTTGGTCCATATGTTGATATCTACATTAAGCTCTCTCTTACCTGTACTTTCTCTGCAATGAGGTGATCCAGCCAGCCTGTGTCAATGTCATTGTTTCGAAAGCTCTCCGTTTCTAGCAGCTTAATGAGGTATTCAACGGTGGTCCTGAAGTCACCTCTAATTGACAGCTCCTTCATAGCCACCACCATGTTCCTGAAGCACACACAGTGCAACCACAGTGTGACTCAAACAAATGACACTAATGGAGAGAATCTGTGTCTTGTACTTTTCTTATTGGCATGTGTAATATATAACCAGAAGACAGACTTATTTTATGAAAAGGCATATTTTTGGTTATTCTGGTGATTTTGGTTATGTTGATGAGTAAATGCATAACAAAGGCAGCACTTCCtcgcttttttttaatgcgccATGTGTAGGAATTGGCAGCGGAGTTACATACAATACGATAcatacaaaagaaaacaaatattttagcaTATGAATGGGACGGCACTTATGTCACATAGAATAGTCATTTTTCTGCATCGCTGCAGTATCTATCTATAACATAACTACTTAGCTCTATGTCAGCTATTGTATGTAGTGCAGCTGCACAAGCTCAGACGTCATTGAGCCTCAACGCAAGAGGTGCCGATGTGAACCAAGAAAAGTTGTACAACACTTGCAGAATTATATACAGATGGAGGAAAATTTTACTCTAGTTTTGTTCACTTAGTATGGAATCATTTCAGGAGCAAAATGCGAatgaaagggttgaaaaatgtacTCGTGCtccctttatttttttccactcgcACAGTCTAATTTCCAGACGCATATGCGAATGAATTAGTCGCACTATACAGCGCTGAAGaggactttttttcctctgtctATTCTATTTCTCTGTGTTTCCATGTTTGAGGAGGTTAAGCATTCCTAAtagccaaaaacaaaaagacacttACGAAATGGCTTCTTCTCGGTTCTCACCCCAGGAGAAGCAGTGACCAAACTGTGAATCAGCAAATTCATGCAGACCGCCAGTTGCTCCAACACTGAAGTAACCCCAGACGTTTTTACTGCTGCGAAAGTTCAGCTCTTGCACTGTGCCTGAACTGGGTTTGAAGCCCTGTTTACAACATGaggttattatcattatataaaaAGGATGGAATGTTAGTAGCACTGATGAGACAGAGCTTTACCTCGTCAGGGTTCTCACTGGTGATTCGGGCCGCTATGACATGGCCTCTTGGACTTGGTGGACATTCTGGAGTCTCAAAGTTAATAACACTGTCACCCCATGGAGTATCTCCATAAAGCAAGCGAATGTCTTTAATTCTGTGAAGGGGTATTCCCATAGCAATCTGTTGGAGATGACACCAGATGGAAGATGTCCATATAGAGAATCTGTGTTCTGTTTTTCTTTGGCCAGTCGAGTGAGTTTTACCTGAAGCTGGGCAGCCGGAAGGTTTACATCACCGATCATTTCTGTACAAGGGTGTTCCACCTGGAGACGGGGATTCAGCTCCAAGAAATGGAAACTTCCATCCTCGGAGAAAAGGTACTCCACAGTGCCAGCACTGACATAGCCCACCATCTTTGCTAGTCTTACAGCATACTGGGTCAGGAGGAGGAAATCAAATGCAATCTCTCAAATTTCTtcaagggatagtttggatttttgacatgaagttgtatgacatccctaTCAGCAGATGAAGACACTTGCATCATCTTCTGCAACGCATCTTGTTTATGTATATGCTGCACCAGAAGAAGATGCCAGCGCCTTCACCAGGTGACAGCGCGCAAGGATACGACGGGAGACAAATATAATCCCGAGGGATTTGAGAGGgcttatttttttcagtgatacatttttattatgcaaatgtattacacATTTGAATGcacattgttttgagaagccaaactctttacttatgTGACCCAGCATCTAAATGGAGCTATGGTTCCTCATCACAAAATCTGCCCAGAACTGGACCAAGTAGGGAGGAGggtaagtcactgttgatgcactgGAATGCTGAGGAGGATGCCATACAACtccatgtcaaaaaatgccttTAAGCAAGTGATAAGTTGGAGCGAAAACATGCATTCATTAACTGACCTGTTCCATCTGCTCAAATGTCGAAGGTGCAGCTATAGTTGCAGGAGCTTCCTCTATAATCTTCTGGTGCCTTCTTTGGATGGAGCAATCTCGGCCAAACAGAGAGATGGCATTGCCATATTCATCAGCCAGTATCTGAACCTCGAGGTGTCTTGCATGCTGGGCCAGCTGCATTATGAAAATAGGCGAGCCAGGGACTTCTGTCTGAACCTGGACCATGCACATGTTTGTCACGAGAAAGACATCGCAAAAGTGAGAATGGAGTACACTGACAGGCAAGTGCAATTACGAAATTCACAAACCTGTCTAAAGGAGCTTGTAAATTCATCAGCACTTTCTACTTTCCTGATACCTTTCCCCCCTCCACCCTCAGAGGCCTTGATGACAACTGGATAACCAATTCTTTTCGCTCCCTGTCAAAAGAGACATGCAATGCGATGCAATTACCCAAGTCATTTGGTAAAACAGCAGACAGAGTTGTTCAAAAAGCCTACCGCCAAACCCTCGTCGACATCAAGAACACAGCCTTGTGTGTAAACCTCTTGAGGAACACTGATTACATTGCCAGGTCTTTGGTCGTCTTCTGTCCAGTCCACTCTCAAACCTGGAGTACAAGTGGCAGAGTAGGGTAAAGCATTCATCCATATAAAGTACGGATGTCACAATACTGGGTTCACAGGAATGTCAATGTCAATCTAGTACTGGCAAACAGACTTATGTTTAGctcagtcacaaaacaatgaaggtatattttttaatgttttataacTTTGCACATATGACCCAAGCATGATGCTAACTGTTGAACTTTATTccacatatttaagcaaaaacaaaaaattataaaagctaaaataataaCGGCAGTTGTAGTTGCTACTATTGATCATTTATACGtagtatatttacatatttacgtATTTATACACGTGTAAAATAGATTACAGTTGATTAGTTTTATGTTTATGCTAAAGGAACTACAGTTCCTGTGATGCTTGCATTATATTCCAGGGAGTAGTGAAGTAGATGCTACTATCACATGTTTTGGTCGAAGTCTGATGCAGTCATTGTGTTTTCATTCGACTAATCTGAAATAACTttaatcaaatgtagaattactacaactTCTGCTTGGCCATTAACATCAATTCTGAACTGCTGTTGGGCATGACATTAGTTGTTAAACATCACTGTGCTTCTTCACAAGTCATTTGAATCAAAGCAGTAAATGATTAActctgtgttttgctttttatatataaatatatatatatataaataatacatatataaaccgGAAGTACTATCTAGTTATTTCTGTATGCATTATTTCCTATTCGAGAAATTCCTTCAAAATTCAAACAAATGGGAAGTCACCCAGAGTCCTGCAACAAATTGTGTTTAACCTTGGAGGCTCTACTGTATTTtctaatttacaaaaataagaaagTACAGAGTACACACAGTTGCTTATATGTAAAATGAAACTGGGAGAACAGGTAAAATATCACCTGATCCACTCCATGGTAGTGTAGGAATGTCTGCACTCTGGGCCACAATGGAAGATGCCACCTTATCTCCAAGAGCCCACATAGCTTTGCTGGAAGGCCCTAGGATAaacatcagatttttttttaaagcactaacatacagtatgttcaaacaaaaaaacgtgTTGTACCTAAAAATGAAATGCCTGCTTTATCCAGCAACTCAGGCAGTTTAGGATTTTCTGAGGCATGACCCCAGCCGGCCCACACCGCCTGTTAATTTCACATagacattatattttattactacTTGCATCATCAACTCAACCAGGACACCAGCCAAATCATTATATAAACGCTACTGTGTTTTACCTGAACTGGGATTCTTTTGGCAATGTCCACTATCAACTCTACATTGGCATAGTTGTTATTGTTTGGCCCACCAGGAACAGGCACATAATGATCTGCCATTTTGATGTATTCTGGAAACATATACAGTTTGACAGTGATTCATTTTGCAGCATTTAATGGTGTGTTCAAGTGGGAGTGTCATGTTGTACCTGCATTTGCTTTCAAGTCTTCAGGGGTGACCATGACCACAAAGCGGATGGTCCTCTCATTGCGAAACATCTCGTAGGACCAACGACGAATGGAGCGCATGCATTTGACTGCAGCAATGCCATTGTTGGCAATCAGCACCTATAAGTAGTTTCATCATATTGAACAATGTATTACTGTACATATGCTAGTATACAATTACAACAAATACTGGAGGATTTAGCAAAAActgtagacacacacaaacacatacaaagagtgtccaaaccttttcaagGGATGACTGCATATAGAAAATTCAAAGGATGCGGGGGCCAtttggattgtttttattttgcaaaaaggttaaaatatgttttatatgtttgtaATGACAAAACTTTGtgtcagctttgtgttatacTATTATTAGTTAATATCACATTTCAGCTTTTCCTTGTTGCATTACAcctttgctcatttttcaaaatttgtgCAGTTtaatgggccaataaaaacaagctgTGGACCGCAAATGACCCCTagtccacactttggacattcCTGGACTAACCCGTGCCAGTAAAAACCTACAATAAAACAAcagtttgctttttttcttactttttcaaTGACACGGTTGCCACCGAAGCGAGTGACAAACTCGGCAGGTGAGGCAACAGTGAAGTCTCGCTGTAGATCCATCTTTCTGTGTTCACGCCCTTTTTTCAGCAAGTGTAGACCAGACATGCTCGGCCTGGAGAGGAAAGGTAGCACAGGTAAATAGTTAAAAAGCAGTACCAGTTGGTAAGAACACAACAAGCTGTGAAAATCCGAAGACAAAGTCAGAGTCAAAGTCAAAGTACACTCTGTGTCTACCAGCCAATCTCGAGCCTTATCTTGCTATCTGCTGTTGTCAAGTGCAACTTCATAACTACAAATATGATCCACCTCTTCTTAACAATACCAGAGGATGAAAactataattaaattaaataaatatttcaggGTTCAATCTTTATTAATCTGAAGCCTGTAGTTTCAATTAATTAAGAAATCAGTTAAGCCCTACAcaaaccaaatcaatatgaacacgtatagccacgtatacatggacccaaatatatatatccgcttgcattcggtttatttagTCCTTTCCCCAAAACCGATTGAGGTATCATGTATCCACTCAATTGGAAAGTTGTTAGGGTGCGTTCTTTAAGCGCATTCTCAAGCGTGACGCAACACGCAGCTAGAGACGTCAGGTTTAAAAATGGTGGCAAGCAATCAGCACAGGACTACTGcgaaaagtttgttttggatccaAACTTTGAAAGAACTTAAcataatttcaagactggacggacGAAAAACTTTTGTAGATCagatattggaatattcctttacatGTGtcccattgttttcggaaagtcattcagaaagacgaaaaactcctcatgtaaccACGGCTACGAACAGATcagaaaagagacaaaaatgtcatatttttccaaagtcaaagctgatatgtgtgaatatctaataaaataattggcctgcttttatgcttttatttaaagAACTTAAAACTATACACATTTGAGAGGATGAAAtcctattgtaaaaaaaaataatcaaatgccaaaatagttgtcgattaatttgataattgattaatcattgattcattAACTGTTCAAcctctaataataaaatagtccAGTAATGTCATTGTCCTATGCATTTATAGGAAAGTTCTAagaatgctatatatatatgctatgcGTTTCTTAGAAAACTGTATATGTAGTTCTAAAAGAGTAACACGTAATACCCAGGGGTGATGATAAGATATGATTTATTGCTGTCATGCACTTCCCTGAAAATATACTGTACGCAATCACAGGTCAAAACCCCTACACAATCTAATGActtccaatacaagagctggaCCAAAGATTCTGACTTAACAGAGATAAACATTTTCAGTTTGGATGGCAACTGAAAACTGAAAATACAGCACGAGTGCTTATTTAGCTGTATGAAAGAGATACAATGCCTCTCTgatgaaaacacatttaagCACAATGCTGCTAACTCAAGCACAGTCCATTCCAAAGTATCACAGCAGTTGGaccatttttgtcttaaactgTTGCAGAAATGCTGCCAGCAACTGTACTTGTTATCGCCTTTTCCATTGTCAAGCGATTTTAATGACATCAGCTGATGTTTTTCCTTGTTGTGAGCACAGGAGGCAGTGCCACAAATGCCTGCCTTTGGAAGATGAGGAGCACAATATCCTAACTTTGGTCATGAAGCTCTGTGATGACGCCACACCACAATTTAACAACTGTGTTTACATCTTGTACTTCCCTCCTCTGGAGAGAATCAAACAAGCACCAAGATAAGCTCTGACTACAGCTAACATGAGTAATTCTTGTTGCTGAAAAGAGCCTGCAGATATTTggatcacaaaaaaaacacacctcagCTTTCGTGTCAAATGACTCAAAGGCTTAAAATTGACTGACCTTTGGAGATACGTGCACCAGATGGACAAACATCTCCCTCCATAATGTAGCACCCTCTGCAATCTCGTGTGATGTAATGGTGAGATTAATAAC
This DNA window, taken from Doryrhamphus excisus isolate RoL2022-K1 chromosome 4, RoL_Dexc_1.0, whole genome shotgun sequence, encodes the following:
- the acacb gene encoding acetyl-CoA carboxylase 2 isoform X6 — encoded protein: MGIFAVLGFILWIIFLLRRIRRLVAMPEKGDESSLGSSPSVQQEDVPVAHSPHPGQQSVPSHQENNIVQAPRSSVGPHVKEPIITPKTSRANAPMFRSGPEGRERLKFILGASEDNSSDDEPLATKPPSGASQPLTFTAKSPRYHGSSEAAESSSSGMKPSMSGLHLLKKGREHRKMDLQRDFTVASPAEFVTRFGGNRVIEKVLIANNGIAAVKCMRSIRRWSYEMFRNERTIRFVVMVTPEDLKANAEYIKMADHYVPVPGGPNNNNYANVELIVDIAKRIPVQAVWAGWGHASENPKLPELLDKAGISFLGPSSKAMWALGDKVASSIVAQSADIPTLPWSGSGLRVDWTEDDQRPGNVISVPQEVYTQGCVLDVDEGLAGAKRIGYPVVIKASEGGGGKGIRKVESADEFTSSFRQVQTEVPGSPIFIMQLAQHARHLEVQILADEYGNAISLFGRDCSIQRRHQKIIEEAPATIAAPSTFEQMEQYAVRLAKMVGYVSAGTVEYLFSEDGSFHFLELNPRLQVEHPCTEMIGDVNLPAAQLQIAMGIPLHRIKDIRLLYGDTPWGDSVINFETPECPPSPRGHVIAARITSENPDEGFKPSSGTVQELNFRSSKNVWGYFSVGATGGLHEFADSQFGHCFSWGENREEAISNMVVAMKELSIRGDFRTTVEYLIKLLETESFRNNDIDTGWLDHLIAEKVQAERPDTMLGIVCGALHVADASFRKSMSDFLHSLERGQVLPAASLLNCVNVDLIYEGVKFCLKVARQSPTTYVIIMNGSDIEIDVHRLSDGGLLLSYDGSSHTTYMKEEVDSYRITVGNKTCVFEKEKDPTVLRSPSAGKLLQYIVDDGAHICAGETYAEIEVMKMVMTLTVQQSGHVHFVKRPGAVLQSGCVVAHMELDDPSSIHRVELNTATLPPQQPLPIVGEKLHQVFHSVLENLVKVMDGYCLEEPYFSTKLKQWVATLMKTLRDPSLPLLELQEIMTSVAGRIPPGVEKDIRKVMAQYASNITSVLCQFPSQRIANILDSHAATLQRKADREVFFINTQSVVQLVQRYRSGIRGYMKSVVLDLLKRYLQVEMEFQQAAHYDKCVINLREQYKPDMSPVLEYIFSHAQVFKKNILVTMLIDQLCGRDPTLADELMAILNELTQLSKMENSKVALRARQVLIASHLPSYELRHNQVESIFLSAIDMYGHQFCPENLKKLILSETSIFDVLPNFFYHSNQVVCMAALEVYVRRAYIAYELNSIQHHQLQDGTCAVDFQFMLPSSHPNRSRFTFFLLQEETKMALLMVKVVDP